ATTCTTCGTGGGAGAAACCTTTATGTACCGGGTGATATCTCAATTCATCCCAGTGATGGTATTCACCCTCGGTATGCAGCCGATCTGCAAGGCGAATGACTTCGCCAAAGCGTTCCTTTTGGCAAATAACGGAAAAGATTTTGTTAAAATCGGGTGGTAATTGAGGAAATTTCATCTTCGCTCTCCGATTATCAATTGATTATCAATTTCTATCAAAGTGATAATAGCAAGCAGCGCCATGCATGTAAATATCAATTCGATACATTTTGATATGAGATTGATAATACCAATCCTGCTTGATGATAAACGTATAGCATGATCCGAAATCTCATTATTTGGCCTTATTTGTGATTATAATAACATGCTCATTATCAATATGTTGCGATAAAAAATGTATTTCTATGCAAAAATCTATTGATCAAGTGCCATTCATTAGCCCCCTTTTTGATCAATAGATATCACCGACTACCCGTTATCGTCCGCGCCTTTCCCTACTCATAATGTATGGATTTCCGATCGTAAAGTTGGCCTTCCGATTGCATGCGGCAACCTCCCCGCTCATCAGACGTTGTCCCAGTATATAAGACAGTCGAGGAGATGGTCCGCTAAAGTCTGCTGGACAAGATGGTCTTCGTTATTGATGCCGGTGATAGCCATTTCGATTTATTCCGCGTCTTCCCCTTGTAAAGCATCAACTTGATTCATTGACAGTAATTTTAAGTTCAGCCCTGCCGCAATGGCTTTTGACCTCCGCATTATGAAACAGTCGTAATCATTAGAATTCACTCCATAAGAAACCGCGTCTTTGATGAGATGCGTCTGGAGGGTTGCTTGCAATTCCGGATTGTTCTCGGCAAATTTGGATATGTAGGCACTGGGGGCCTTCTTCCCAATTCGATGCTTGTTTGAATAGCCATCGATCAGGGTTATGTTGGCGACCAAGTTCGGTTCTTTATCTTTCTGATTCTCCTCGAGGTACTTTCTCGGAAAAAAGTGGTGGTAGTTCCGACTCGCAGCAATTTTGAGGTGACTGTTATCGAGGATGACTACGCCGTTGGTATCAAACGACTTCGGCTGTTGATATGCCAACAAGCTCAGCACGGCTTTGCAATAGGCATTACCCGCCGAAAACCCTGTTTCTGCAATACGCTTTGGATCAACATGAAGTTCGGTGGCTGGATAAGCTGGCGGGTTTCCGGCGACGATTGCATCCATCTTATTGAAATCTTCGGCGAGTTTGGACTCTGTTGCAGAGCTATAGCGTTCGGTAAGCCCCACCCAATAAAAATACTGTTCCAACAGACGGACCTGAGAAATGGTCGGCTTTTTATGGGCAGTCTTGTGAAAGAAATAGGTCAGCGATACAAGGATGGCAGGATACGGAACCAATTGCGATACCGACACTCGCAGTTCCGAGCGGATGAAATCTATGGCGGTAAACAGCGCTGCCTTCATCGGCTCCCAATTTGCGATGAATGTTTCTCGCCTAATTTTTAGAATGTCAACGCTACGAACGGCCCTGGCCGTAATGACTGCGACGCACTGCATAACAATTGACTCAGGAATGGTCTCAAATTTAGCTGCTGTCAGACACTGCTTCTCTTCGTCGGAACCATCCCGAAGCATTTCAAACCGCTCAGCCAGGTCGAACTTCTTCTTTTCGTCAAAAGTCTTAGCCACCATGATTTCAAATATACTCAATGCTTTCCCGCCGGTGTTGATCCGCGTGAAGACCTCACACGCAATTTCAATGGGGTAATCCTTAATAGTGATGGTGGAAAAATCGTATGTAGTCAGCTTATTCTTGTAGGCTTCGATCTGTTTTCGTGTCTTCCTGTCCGGATAGTCATCCTCGAGGTCGGTAATCGCACATGTCAAAACCCGGTGAACTGAAACGTATCGTTTATTTTCCTGCTCTTCCGTCACCGCGATCTGTTCATCGTTAACCGGATCGTAATCGAGATTGATGAAAATGTCCTTGTAGTCAATTTCCTTGCCATCCTTAGTGATCCGGATGCCTTTGCGGATGGCATAGAGCGACGTAATTCGTTGCTGACCATCAAGGATGTACTGAACATAATCGCCCTCCGGCGTATCAGGCAAGTGGTGATTACCGACGTCCTTGTAACTGCGCAATTCCTCCTTGGTTTTCCAAAAAATAAAAGTACCAATGGGGAAACCCTTAAGAATCGAATCAATCAATTTGGCTGATTGCTCTTTATCCCAGACAAACTCACGCTGAAACATCGGCAACTTGATTTGACCTGTGTCAATTTCCACAAACAGCGCCTCGTACTTTTTATTATGGTTGTCCGGTTGCAGTAAGACTGGCTTATCTGGAGCTGCGGCATTAGCGATTTTGCTTATATTTGTCATGACACTAATCTCCACTTACTTATGATACTGAAGCCTCAAGTCCAATTCGTGGACGGAACATGATTTCATGTGGCGATCTCCCCGTTCATCAGGCGCGGTAACCACAGATCACGGGCGACGCGAAGTTTCTGATTCTGCTGTGAGAGATTGTCGATTTTCTCAAACATCGGATCAATTGCCTCTGTAAACGCATGAACGAGCCTTAATTCAGGACGGACAAATGGAATCAGTTTAAAAGTGTCCACGATAATAGCGTCGAATACCGCACCGACTGCATGCTGTTGAAAGTGCTGAATCGCTGCTCGCAAGGCACAAAACAAAAACTTCTGCGTTAAATCTTCACGACCAGCCAAAGCGTAACAGGATTGGTTCATGGCCATCGGTTTTTGCGCAAGATTCATGTTCCCTACAGTGCCACGCGCAGTTATGAAAACCGTGTCCTTTGGGTAGAGTTTGCTATTACATGTATTCAGGCCCAATTCCGTTAGGTGCTTCTCGGTATCGAGAACGTAAAAGTTCTCAACGGAATCTTTTGGAGTATAGAAGGGAATGTCGCCATCCCAGAAATCAAAATTAGTAGTCTTTGGAGTCCCCCCGCTCATCACATACATAGCATCAAAAGCGCTGCCTTTACGCCACCCCTCCGGCACGTAGTTGACTATGCGAGTACGTTCGTGACCGGGGAATTTGAGGCGAACGAACCATTCCTCATAGAGATGGCGCGCGGCCTGTTCCAACAGGGTAATCCGGCGGCGGTTGTTCTCGATCAGATCGTCGTAGGCGGAGAGGATGGAGGCGATGCGGAGTTGAGTTGCGAGAGGAGGCACTTCAATCTTAAGCGCCAGCAGCTTCTCCATGCTCAAGTTGTCCTGTGCCGCCCCTTGCGACACCTGCTGGAACTGCTGTTTCACAGTGTCAAATCGGTATTTGATGAAACGCGTGTCGCATTTAGTCTCATCAGCAAGAAACCCAATCACGCTATCAGGGAAACATGCGTCAAATCCAAGAATAGCTGTATCCCCAATGTTGGCGGCAATGGTGATGCAAAGGGTCCCTTTTGGCCACATCTTGCTCTGCTCTAATCCCGCCTCACTATAGCTCTGCGAATACTCAGACACGTAAAGTCCAGCATGCTTGATGTCGCCGGTCTGAACAAACGGATGTGGGCCGCCATACAAATGGGCAGCGTCACGCGGACGGTGGCGCGATCGGCCTCGTGCCAGAACGCCAAGTTCATCCAAACGTGTGGCCTGCCACTTCACACGCCGTCCTCCTGCCACTTGCCAGCATCTTCCGCCCCGGCAACTATGCAAGAGCCTCTTGCACAAATTCGAGCTGGCTCATCGCACAACGCCTTCATGCCCCACCCTCCAGTAATTTGGCGATCTCTTCCGGCCCCGGCAACTGTCCTTTGAGCTCCCTGATGAATTGAAGGCGCTTTGACCTTCTGATTTCTCCAACCAGTGGTTGGAGTTTCGCTGTTTCACTATTTCCAGCCGCAACAATTCCTTCCATTATTATTGCCGCGCTCATATCCCCATCTCCTCGAAATTCCCCTGGATTTTCGTCGCCAGAGCCACCGCTTCCTTGTTCAGGTCGGCAAGTTCAACATGGATGTCACGCATGGTCTGCTCAAAATCGAAATCCACGTCCACCTCGGCGGGAGCGACCCCAACATAGCGGCCAGGCGAGAGACTCCAGTCTGCCGCTTCGATTTCCTTGCGATCCACAAGTTTGACCAGGCCGGGCACATCCACAAGTTTGGCGGCGGGGAAACGGCTCAGGAGCCAATGGGCCTGGCGGTGGAAGTAGGCCGTCTGCCGCAGGGGCTCCACCGCAGCCTTACGCAGCGCATCGAACTCCTTCTCTAATTTTGTGATGGTACGGGTTTCCCAATCATCGTGTTCGCGGGCTTTGGCGTCCTTCTCGGCGGAATCGATCACACGCACAGCAAGTTTGAAGAGGAGATCGAGATCTTTGATCATGTCACGGCAGGATTCGGCAAGTTCCCCCATGTCCGTCGTGGCCTTCTTTAGAGAGGCAAGCGGGCCTATCAGGGCTTTAGTCCAGCGTTTGGCAATGGTGGCAACAAGTTCGGCGATGCATTCCCGGCATTGCTTCGCGGCCTCATCGCGCTCCTTGATGGCGGCGCGAATCGGCAAATCTTTGGGAAGCGTCTTCAAGAACGGAGCCGTTGCGGTGACCAACGCTTCGTAGCCCTGGCTGAACGCGGCCATTCTTTCCGAAATACTAGCGGCCTCTGCGGTGGTACGGGCGAGATATTGCTGAACGAGGTTGGTGAATCGGTCGGACTGGCCGCGATAGAGCCAGACAATGGCGGAAAGGTTGGACAACTGTTCGGGGGAAAAGTCGTAAATCTTGCGGGTGACTTTGCGAAAGATCTGACGGGCATCGAGCATGAGAATCTTGGTGCGGCGATCCGCAGGTTTGTCACGGTCAAAAAACCAGAGTTCGCAGGGAACCGTGCGGGTATAGAAAAAATTACCCCGCACGGAGATCATCGCATCCACAGCGCCCGTCTCGATGATTTTGCGGCGAACAGTCTGTTCGTCGTGCCCAGCGCTGGAGGCCTGGGAGGACATGACGAAGCCGGCACGGCCATGGTCGTTCAAGTAGCTGTAGAAGAACGAAATCCACAAATAGTTACCGTTGGACACCGTATTCGTCTTCTTGTTCACTCCGGGAAGGCCGAAGGGAAGGCGTTTCTTATCCTCCGCCACCTTGGCATCAACCTTGTCGACATTGAAAGGCGGATTGGCCATGACGTAATCGCATTTGCCAGCTAGGGTAAAGGGGTCGTCATAGAAGGTGTTGGCCTCGGCGATCTGGCCTTCGAGTCCATGGACCGCGAGATTCATCTTGGCCAGTTTGATGGTCGAGGCGGTCTTCTCGTGCCCGTAGAAAGTGACACGCTTCGCGGTATCCTGGCCGGTGTGCTCGATGAAATGACTGGACTGGACGAACATGCCTCCGGAACCGCAGGCGATATCGGCGACGGTCCCATGGTCGGGCTCGATAACATTCACGATGGTCTGAACAATGGAGGGTGGCGTAAAGAACTCGCCGTTATCCATGGCTTTGGCGATGGAAAACTCCTGGAGAAAATACTCATAGATGCGGCCAAAGATGTCGCCACCGGATGTTTTAAGAGCCTCGCGATTGAAAATCTTAAGGAGTTCCTCCAATACCTTCCGGTCGGTAAAAATGTGAAAGTCCTTGGGCAGGACGTTATGCAGCGGCTCGAAGGACTCCTCAATAGCCTTCATTGCGTTGTTCAGAAGGGTTGAAGGATCCTGATCCTTGGACTGGCCGAGGATGAAGTCATAGCGGGCATTTTCAGGGAGCCAGAGCGCACGGCGGCGGATGTAGTCGGCAGGCTGAGGCTTGCGCTTCATGCGGCCAGCCGCCATCTCGGCCTCGATTTCGCGGTTTACGGCTTCAAACCGGTTGGTGGCGTGACGGAGAAAGATGATGCCCAAGACGGGCATGCAATACTCGCTGGAGGTGAGTTTGGAATTTGCCCGGAGCTGGTCAGCC
This sequence is a window from bacterium. Protein-coding genes within it:
- a CDS encoding DUF262 domain-containing protein — translated: MEISVMTNISKIANAAAPDKPVLLQPDNHNKKYEALFVEIDTGQIKLPMFQREFVWDKEQSAKLIDSILKGFPIGTFIFWKTKEELRSYKDVGNHHLPDTPEGDYVQYILDGQQRITSLYAIRKGIRITKDGKEIDYKDIFINLDYDPVNDEQIAVTEEQENKRYVSVHRVLTCAITDLEDDYPDRKTRKQIEAYKNKLTTYDFSTITIKDYPIEIACEVFTRINTGGKALSIFEIMVAKTFDEKKKFDLAERFEMLRDGSDEEKQCLTAAKFETIPESIVMQCVAVITARAVRSVDILKIRRETFIANWEPMKAALFTAIDFIRSELRVSVSQLVPYPAILVSLTYFFHKTAHKKPTISQVRLLEQYFYWVGLTERYSSATESKLAEDFNKMDAIVAGNPPAYPATELHVDPKRIAETGFSAGNAYCKAVLSLLAYQQPKSFDTNGVVILDNSHLKIAASRNYHHFFPRKYLEENQKDKEPNLVANITLIDGYSNKHRIGKKAPSAYISKFAENNPELQATLQTHLIKDAVSYGVNSNDYDCFIMRRSKAIAAGLNLKLLSMNQVDALQGEDAE
- a CDS encoding restriction endonuclease subunit S — its product is MKWQATRLDELGVLARGRSRHRPRDAAHLYGGPHPFVQTGDIKHAGLYVSEYSQSYSEAGLEQSKMWPKGTLCITIAANIGDTAILGFDACFPDSVIGFLADETKCDTRFIKYRFDTVKQQFQQVSQGAAQDNLSMEKLLALKIEVPPLATQLRIASILSAYDDLIENNRRRITLLEQAARHLYEEWFVRLKFPGHERTRIVNYVPEGWRKGSAFDAMYVMSGGTPKTTNFDFWDGDIPFYTPKDSVENFYVLDTEKHLTELGLNTCNSKLYPKDTVFITARGTVGNMNLAQKPMAMNQSCYALAGREDLTQKFLFCALRAAIQHFQQHAVGAVFDAIIVDTFKLIPFVRPELRLVHAFTEAIDPMFEKIDNLSQQNQKLRVARDLWLPRLMNGEIAT
- a CDS encoding class I SAM-dependent DNA methyltransferase; translated protein: MSENAYGSIEKIEADLWEAADQLRANSKLTSSEYCMPVLGIIFLRHATNRFEAVNREIEAEMAAGRMKRKPQPADYIRRRALWLPENARYDFILGQSKDQDPSTLLNNAMKAIEESFEPLHNVLPKDFHIFTDRKVLEELLKIFNREALKTSGGDIFGRIYEYFLQEFSIAKAMDNGEFFTPPSIVQTIVNVIEPDHGTVADIACGSGGMFVQSSHFIEHTGQDTAKRVTFYGHEKTASTIKLAKMNLAVHGLEGQIAEANTFYDDPFTLAGKCDYVMANPPFNVDKVDAKVAEDKKRLPFGLPGVNKKTNTVSNGNYLWISFFYSYLNDHGRAGFVMSSQASSAGHDEQTVRRKIIETGAVDAMISVRGNFFYTRTVPCELWFFDRDKPADRRTKILMLDARQIFRKVTRKIYDFSPEQLSNLSAIVWLYRGQSDRFTNLVQQYLARTTAEAASISERMAAFSQGYEALVTATAPFLKTLPKDLPIRAAIKERDEAAKQCRECIAELVATIAKRWTKALIGPLASLKKATTDMGELAESCRDMIKDLDLLFKLAVRVIDSAEKDAKAREHDDWETRTITKLEKEFDALRKAAVEPLRQTAYFHRQAHWLLSRFPAAKLVDVPGLVKLVDRKEIEAADWSLSPGRYVGVAPAEVDVDFDFEQTMRDIHVELADLNKEAVALATKIQGNFEEMGI